In Nocardioides sp. InS609-2, a single genomic region encodes these proteins:
- a CDS encoding phytanoyl-CoA dioxygenase family protein: protein MRETMISSRHEISRHLGLHKLYASDAVVGGRGTRDRVSRTHAPPRVAPMVEGELFLMFDVTDFHRDGFVVLDAFFVDEELRMIQDQSDRVLHENAETRTVEAGTQVVRATHGNHRSSAFFEHLVRLPRLLDIAEELLGGRVYVHQFKINAKLGLVGDLWAWHQDYRFWRDEDGMPSPNALTIAVFLDEVHEFNGPLMLVPGSHAGRLIPVTSEEDDDDWSSTLSADLKHQIGEDALREALKDKEIVAPKGPAGTAIVFHSNILHGSAPNMSPDPRRVLLVSYNAVANALESMESPRPEFLASRDFEPVSAGPARLHPVR from the coding sequence ATGAGGGAAACGATGATCTCCTCGAGACACGAAATCAGCAGACATCTCGGGCTCCACAAACTCTATGCGTCCGATGCAGTGGTGGGAGGACGTGGCACTCGTGATCGGGTGTCGCGCACGCACGCTCCCCCACGTGTTGCGCCCATGGTTGAGGGGGAACTGTTTCTTATGTTCGACGTCACAGATTTTCACCGCGACGGGTTCGTCGTCCTGGACGCCTTCTTCGTCGATGAAGAACTGCGCATGATCCAGGACCAGTCCGACCGCGTTCTCCATGAGAATGCCGAGACTCGGACCGTGGAGGCCGGGACCCAGGTCGTCCGGGCGACTCATGGCAACCACCGGTCGAGTGCCTTCTTCGAGCACCTCGTCAGACTCCCGCGTCTCCTTGACATAGCTGAAGAGCTGCTCGGGGGCCGGGTCTACGTGCATCAGTTCAAGATCAACGCCAAGCTCGGGCTGGTGGGTGACCTCTGGGCGTGGCACCAGGACTACCGGTTCTGGCGTGACGAGGACGGAATGCCCTCGCCGAATGCCCTCACCATCGCAGTCTTCCTGGACGAGGTCCACGAATTCAACGGGCCCCTCATGCTCGTGCCGGGCAGTCATGCAGGTCGCTTGATCCCCGTGACCTCAGAAGAAGACGACGACGACTGGAGCAGCACCTTGTCCGCCGACCTGAAGCACCAGATCGGCGAGGATGCCTTGAGGGAGGCGCTGAAGGACAAGGAGATCGTGGCCCCCAAGGGCCCTGCAGGCACCGCCATCGTCTTCCACAGCAACATCCTGCACGGGTCAGCCCCTAACATGTCACCCGATCCCCGGCGCGTGCTCCTGGTGAGCTACAACGCGGTCGCGAACGCACTGGAGAGCATGGAGAGTCCCCGACCGGAGTTCTTGGCCAGCCGTGACTTCGAGCCCGTGTCCGCTGGACCGGCCCGTCTCCACCCCGTTCGCTAG
- a CDS encoding RtcB family protein — translation MWAHPHEVEHDAQTQLRNAAALPWVAGVRAMPDIHTGYGVPVGSVVAMRQAVSPSAVGVDIGCGMMAVKTNITLTDLPDDLGPMRAAIEGTVPVGRAGNDGTAPVIKNEQKIQSDFDTLFSGFRDLRASNLSGLEGRALSQCGSLGSGNHFIEVTVDGDDIVWLMLHSGSRNIGKEIADRHIATAKALSHNIEADLPDADLAVFLGGTPEMDDYVHDLYWAQDFAMLNRRIMMATVKRAFASFFDAVTWQREINCHHNYVSIESHGQGADREELVITRKGAISAQSGQYGLIPGSMGTGSFVVKGLGNPASYCSASHGAGRKMSRAKAKKLFSVEDLAAQTAGVECRKDQGVVDEIPGAYKDLNEVIKAQMDLVEVEARLTTLLCVKG, via the coding sequence ATGTGGGCACATCCGCATGAGGTCGAGCACGACGCCCAGACGCAGCTGCGCAACGCGGCGGCCCTGCCGTGGGTCGCCGGCGTCCGGGCCATGCCCGACATCCACACCGGGTACGGCGTGCCGGTCGGCAGCGTCGTCGCCATGCGGCAGGCCGTTAGCCCATCCGCGGTCGGCGTCGACATCGGCTGCGGAATGATGGCTGTCAAGACCAACATCACCCTGACGGACCTGCCGGACGACCTCGGTCCGATGCGCGCCGCGATCGAAGGGACCGTCCCGGTCGGTCGCGCCGGCAACGACGGCACCGCCCCGGTGATCAAGAACGAGCAGAAGATCCAGTCAGACTTCGACACCCTCTTCTCCGGCTTCCGCGACCTACGGGCATCAAACCTGTCCGGACTGGAGGGGCGTGCCTTGTCCCAGTGCGGATCGCTCGGATCCGGCAACCACTTCATCGAGGTCACCGTCGACGGCGACGACATCGTGTGGCTCATGCTGCACTCGGGGTCGCGCAACATCGGTAAGGAGATCGCCGACCGACACATCGCCACGGCCAAGGCCCTGAGTCACAACATCGAGGCTGACCTGCCCGACGCCGACCTCGCTGTGTTCCTAGGCGGCACGCCGGAGATGGACGACTACGTCCACGATCTCTACTGGGCGCAGGACTTCGCGATGCTGAACCGCCGCATCATGATGGCGACAGTGAAGCGTGCCTTCGCCAGCTTCTTCGACGCCGTGACGTGGCAGCGAGAGATCAACTGCCACCACAACTACGTCTCCATCGAGTCACACGGTCAGGGCGCGGACCGCGAGGAACTTGTCATCACCCGAAAGGGAGCGATCAGCGCGCAGTCCGGCCAGTACGGCCTCATCCCGGGGTCGATGGGCACCGGCTCGTTTGTCGTCAAGGGCCTCGGCAACCCGGCCTCCTACTGTTCGGCGTCACACGGCGCCGGCCGGAAGATGAGCCGGGCGAAGGCGAAGAAGCTGTTCTCCGTCGAGGACCTCGCGGCCCAGACCGCAGGCGTCGAGTGCCGCAAGGACCAAGGCGTCGTCGATGAGATCCCAGGGGCGTACAAGGACCTCAACGAGGTCATCAAGGCGCAGATGGACCTCGTCGAGGTGGAGGCCAGGCTCACGACCCTGCTGTGCGTGAAGGGCTGA